One genomic window of Polyangium aurulentum includes the following:
- a CDS encoding sensor histidine kinase, giving the protein MVVIGVRPDAPVLHANPASEALRFIFVDEPRGAVRVTDGQDLPVPDHQWPCARASRGEAFSDLRLFFHLPNGKKCISAHAVPIAGDAFGGPAMAVTFEDVTAIVEQAHQLYEVTSGRDELMAVAAHELRSPLSTLQLILHRLALAMNKDGRLSPEELTRRVAVMRRQTERIHVLVQNLLDMNMRKAELATLDYERFDLCELVNDLVERWCDQANQAGCELRVSVCESTWGYWDRLRVEQVLTNLLANALKYGAGAPVEVSLHRRDAPGGSVARLVVADGGVGVPEEHREKIFERYHRAPTPGKVKGLGLGLYIVREIVRAHRGTIRHEPRPGGGSMFIVDLPVREREHESSKGAEEGGNG; this is encoded by the coding sequence GTGGTTGTCATCGGGGTCCGCCCTGACGCGCCGGTCCTGCATGCCAATCCCGCGAGCGAGGCGCTGCGCTTCATCTTCGTGGACGAGCCGCGCGGGGCCGTCCGCGTGACCGATGGCCAGGACCTCCCGGTGCCCGACCACCAATGGCCGTGCGCGCGCGCCTCGCGCGGCGAGGCATTCTCGGATTTACGGCTGTTCTTCCATTTGCCGAACGGCAAGAAGTGCATCTCGGCGCACGCGGTCCCGATCGCCGGCGATGCATTCGGGGGCCCGGCCATGGCCGTCACGTTCGAGGACGTGACCGCGATCGTGGAGCAGGCGCATCAGCTCTACGAGGTGACCTCGGGGCGCGACGAGCTGATGGCCGTCGCCGCCCACGAGCTGCGCTCGCCGCTCAGCACCTTGCAGCTCATCCTCCACCGCCTCGCGCTTGCCATGAACAAAGACGGGAGGCTTTCGCCCGAGGAGCTCACCAGGCGCGTGGCCGTGATGCGCAGGCAAACCGAGCGGATCCACGTGCTCGTCCAGAACCTGCTCGACATGAACATGCGCAAGGCCGAGCTCGCCACGCTCGATTACGAGCGCTTCGACCTCTGCGAGCTCGTGAATGACCTCGTCGAGCGGTGGTGCGACCAGGCGAATCAGGCGGGCTGCGAGCTGCGGGTGAGCGTCTGCGAATCGACATGGGGCTACTGGGATCGCCTGCGGGTCGAGCAGGTGCTCACGAACCTGCTCGCGAACGCCCTGAAATACGGCGCCGGGGCGCCCGTGGAGGTCTCGCTTCACAGGCGCGACGCGCCGGGGGGATCCGTCGCGCGGCTCGTCGTCGCCGACGGCGGCGTGGGCGTGCCGGAGGAGCACCGCGAAAAGATCTTCGAGCGATATCACCGCGCGCCCACGCCGGGGAAGGTGAAGGGGCTCGGGCTCGGGCTCTACATCGTGCGCGAGATCGTGCGCGCGCATCGCGGCACCATTCGCCACGAGCCGCGCCCGGGCGGCGGTTCCATGTTCATCGTCGATCTTCCCGTACGGGAGCGGGAGCACGAGAGCTCGAAAGGAGCAGAGGAGGGCGGAAATGGCTGA
- a CDS encoding ATP-binding protein, whose amino-acid sequence MSTALRPVSSQPTRFVGRVADLAALRDAFTRGARLVTLLGPPGIGKSRLALRHAELTLGDGLHPGGVVVCDLAETSTEGELVAALGRALGVLHGPSVHDSDRVAEVGARLEALGDALVVLDDFERLVPSAPDTVGRWLRLAPRLRFLVTSRSRLDLTGETVHPLAPLALPDDGRPAESSEAVQLFLDRARAVRPDFALTPDMAPTVAAIVRELDGIPLALELGGSRMGILSPTQLLERLPRRLDVLSTRVRDGRARQRTLRDAIDASFRLLAPWEQAALAQVSVFRGGFDLEAAEAVVDLGAFRDAPPLLDVLESLVGRSLLFTRAPQGDPFALRFGLYHAIRDFAAERLAAGFDLAAVEERHARYFLALARTFGDVRDAPPTAEAERRLPIEQENLLAAHRHLCAGSSASPGALQITLALEEPLTRWGPVPLLLSLVDAALAAGGDVPPSLRARGLAARASALRLHGRLHDSAEAYIRALVELGPRDVRAGGVVCVELGIVLREQGRLEEAAQRLTDALDLLQSIGDLRWQARALITLGHVDTAGGRTSKARAELEQALALAREAKDPEYEFVARVSLGQLDLYEGHLEEADAQLDAAGAVAGQHALTNEIPYHFIRGRVRLEQGMFAEARAALEASVSIARKLGNDRQEGFSLGGLGLLFGEMGDLSAARATLERGLALVRKAGDRRAESLFTVALAAILARLGDLPEAERLLGPVDDLLDAFGDAQLRAIVDVYRQGLALERAARAGDDALREAARRAHRAMGILRGEGGPRDQAPVSRSHHARDALRVVSRIFADRLAEPHASRGASVAPIDSPPSSAVADRKARPVLVVSPDGRHVRLPDGREIVFQRGKSLRLMLLRLFEERLAAPGRALSIPALFACGWPGERASTEAIENRVYVGISRLRKLGFQGLLQSRDDGFLLDPSVPAYRAEKPI is encoded by the coding sequence ATGTCGACCGCGCTCCGCCCCGTCTCGTCCCAGCCGACCCGCTTCGTGGGGCGCGTGGCCGATCTCGCGGCGCTGCGGGACGCTTTCACGCGCGGCGCGCGCCTCGTCACCCTCCTCGGCCCGCCAGGCATCGGCAAGAGCCGCCTCGCCCTGCGCCACGCCGAGCTGACCCTCGGCGACGGCCTCCACCCGGGCGGCGTCGTCGTCTGCGATCTCGCCGAGACCTCCACCGAAGGCGAGCTCGTCGCCGCGCTCGGTCGCGCCCTCGGCGTCTTGCACGGCCCCTCGGTCCACGACAGCGATCGCGTCGCCGAGGTCGGCGCGCGCCTCGAAGCGCTCGGCGACGCGCTCGTCGTGCTCGACGACTTCGAGCGCCTCGTGCCCTCCGCGCCCGACACCGTGGGCCGCTGGCTGCGCCTCGCCCCGCGCCTGCGCTTCCTCGTCACCTCGCGCTCGCGCCTCGATCTCACCGGCGAGACGGTCCACCCGCTCGCCCCGCTCGCGCTTCCCGACGACGGCCGCCCTGCCGAGTCCTCCGAGGCCGTGCAGCTCTTCCTCGACCGCGCGCGCGCCGTGCGTCCCGACTTCGCGCTCACGCCCGACATGGCCCCGACCGTGGCCGCGATCGTACGCGAGCTCGACGGGATCCCGCTCGCGCTCGAGCTGGGCGGCAGCCGCATGGGCATCCTGAGCCCCACGCAGCTCCTCGAGCGGCTGCCCCGCCGCCTCGACGTGCTCTCGACGCGCGTGCGCGACGGCCGCGCCCGCCAGCGCACGCTGCGCGACGCGATCGACGCCTCCTTCCGCCTCCTCGCGCCCTGGGAGCAGGCCGCGCTCGCGCAGGTGTCGGTCTTCCGCGGCGGCTTCGATCTCGAGGCCGCCGAGGCCGTGGTCGATCTCGGCGCCTTCCGCGACGCCCCGCCGCTGCTCGACGTGCTCGAGTCGCTCGTCGGCCGCTCGCTGCTGTTCACCCGCGCTCCCCAGGGCGACCCGTTCGCGCTGCGCTTCGGCCTCTACCACGCCATCCGCGACTTCGCGGCCGAGCGGCTCGCGGCCGGCTTCGATCTCGCCGCCGTCGAGGAGCGCCACGCGCGCTACTTCCTCGCGCTCGCCCGCACCTTCGGCGACGTGCGCGACGCGCCCCCGACGGCCGAGGCCGAGCGACGGCTTCCGATCGAGCAGGAGAACCTGCTCGCCGCGCACAGGCATCTGTGCGCGGGCTCCAGCGCCTCGCCGGGCGCGCTGCAGATCACGCTCGCGCTCGAGGAGCCGCTCACCCGCTGGGGGCCCGTGCCGCTCTTGCTCTCGCTCGTCGACGCGGCCCTCGCGGCTGGCGGCGACGTGCCCCCGAGCCTGCGCGCTCGCGGCCTCGCTGCGCGCGCCTCGGCCCTGCGCCTGCACGGGCGCCTGCACGACAGCGCCGAGGCCTATATCCGCGCCCTCGTCGAGCTCGGTCCTCGCGACGTGCGCGCCGGCGGGGTCGTGTGCGTCGAGCTCGGCATCGTGCTGCGCGAGCAAGGCCGCCTCGAGGAGGCCGCGCAGCGCCTGACCGACGCGCTCGATCTGCTCCAGTCGATCGGAGACCTGCGCTGGCAGGCCCGCGCGCTCATCACGCTCGGCCACGTCGACACCGCGGGAGGCCGCACCTCCAAGGCGCGCGCCGAGCTGGAGCAGGCCCTGGCCCTCGCCCGCGAGGCGAAGGATCCCGAGTACGAGTTCGTCGCGCGCGTGAGCCTCGGCCAGCTCGATCTCTACGAGGGCCACCTCGAGGAGGCCGACGCGCAGCTCGACGCCGCGGGGGCCGTCGCCGGACAGCACGCGCTCACCAACGAGATCCCCTACCACTTCATCCGCGGTCGCGTGCGCCTCGAGCAGGGCATGTTCGCCGAGGCGCGCGCCGCGCTCGAGGCGTCGGTGTCGATCGCGCGCAAGCTCGGCAACGATCGCCAGGAGGGCTTTTCCCTCGGCGGGCTCGGCCTGCTCTTCGGCGAGATGGGCGATCTTTCGGCTGCGCGCGCGACGCTCGAGCGAGGCCTCGCCCTCGTGCGCAAGGCGGGCGATCGCCGCGCCGAGAGCCTGTTTACAGTGGCCCTCGCCGCGATCCTCGCGCGCCTCGGCGACCTGCCCGAGGCCGAGCGGCTCCTGGGGCCCGTGGACGATCTCCTCGACGCGTTCGGCGACGCGCAGCTCCGCGCCATCGTCGACGTCTACCGCCAGGGCCTCGCGCTCGAGCGGGCCGCGCGCGCCGGCGACGATGCCCTGCGCGAGGCCGCGCGCCGAGCTCACCGCGCCATGGGCATCCTGCGGGGCGAAGGCGGCCCGCGTGATCAGGCGCCCGTCTCCCGATCGCACCACGCGCGCGACGCGCTGCGGGTCGTGAGCCGCATCTTCGCCGATCGCCTCGCCGAGCCCCACGCCTCTCGCGGCGCGTCCGTCGCCCCGATCGACAGCCCGCCCTCGTCGGCCGTCGCGGATCGCAAGGCGCGCCCCGTGCTCGTGGTCTCCCCGGATGGCCGGCACGTGCGCCTGCCGGATGGCCGCGAGATCGTCTTTCAGCGCGGCAAATCGCTGCGGCTGATGCTCCTGCGGCTGTTCGAGGAGCGGCTCGCCGCCCCTGGGCGGGCGCTGTCGATCCCCGCCCTCTTCGCCTGCGGCTGGCCGGGCGAGCGGGCGAGCACCGAGGCGATCGAGAACCGGGTCTACGTGGGCATCTCGCGCCTGCGCAAGCTCGGCTTCCAGGGTCTGCTCCAGAGCCGAGACGATGGATTTCTGCTGGATCCCTCGGTCCCCGCCTACCGCGCGGAGAAACCCATCTGA
- a CDS encoding M20 family metallopeptidase: MPTKLDQAHATAFSERVWEKEIVPALCDYIRIPNKSPGFDPRWREHGHMDRAVTLIEQWCRSQAIPGLTVEVVRIENRTPVILMEIPGKGPDTVLLYGHLDKQPEMAGWREGLGPWEPVREGDKLYGRGGADDGYAAFASLAAIRLLHEQNMPHARAVVLIEACEESGSFDLPAYIDALAPRIGKPSLIVCLDSGSGNYDQLWTTTSLRGLAGGTLEVRILREGVHSGAASGLVPSSFRILRQLLSRIEDENTGRVLLDAMYTEIPPARLAQAEKAAAVLGDSVYAELPFAPGAGPVTRDVKELLLNRTWRPALSVTGAEGLPPPPNAGNVLRPFTKLKLSMRIPPHVDPQRAQAAMKEALEKNPPYGAEVTFHGSGPAAGWDAPALAPWLETSMSDASQAFFGRPAMAMGEGGTIPFMAMLGDKFPDAQFLITGVLGPQSNAHGPNEFLHIPMGKRLTACVASVIADHYDRSK; this comes from the coding sequence ATGCCGACCAAGCTCGATCAAGCCCACGCCACCGCCTTCTCCGAGCGCGTCTGGGAGAAGGAGATCGTCCCCGCGCTCTGCGACTACATCCGCATCCCCAACAAGTCTCCGGGCTTCGACCCGCGCTGGCGGGAGCACGGCCACATGGATCGCGCCGTCACCCTCATCGAGCAGTGGTGCCGCTCCCAGGCCATCCCGGGCCTCACCGTCGAGGTCGTCCGCATCGAGAACCGCACGCCGGTCATCCTCATGGAGATCCCCGGCAAAGGGCCCGACACCGTCCTGCTCTACGGACACCTCGACAAGCAGCCCGAGATGGCCGGCTGGCGCGAGGGCCTCGGACCCTGGGAGCCCGTGCGCGAGGGCGACAAGCTCTACGGACGCGGCGGCGCCGACGACGGCTACGCGGCCTTCGCCTCGCTCGCCGCCATCCGCCTCCTGCACGAGCAGAACATGCCCCACGCCCGCGCCGTCGTGCTCATCGAGGCCTGCGAGGAGAGCGGCAGCTTCGATCTGCCCGCGTACATCGACGCCCTCGCCCCGCGCATCGGCAAGCCGAGCCTCATCGTCTGCCTCGACTCGGGCTCGGGCAACTACGACCAGCTCTGGACCACCACCTCGCTGCGCGGCCTCGCCGGCGGCACGCTCGAGGTCCGCATCCTGCGCGAGGGCGTGCACTCGGGCGCCGCGAGCGGCCTCGTGCCCTCCTCCTTCCGCATCCTCCGCCAGCTCCTGTCGCGCATCGAGGACGAGAACACCGGCCGCGTCCTGCTCGACGCCATGTACACCGAGATCCCCCCCGCCCGCCTCGCGCAGGCCGAGAAGGCCGCCGCGGTGCTCGGCGACAGCGTCTACGCCGAGCTGCCGTTCGCTCCGGGCGCCGGGCCGGTCACGCGGGACGTGAAGGAGCTTCTGTTGAACCGCACCTGGCGGCCAGCGCTCAGCGTGACGGGGGCCGAGGGCCTGCCGCCGCCCCCGAACGCGGGCAACGTGCTCCGCCCGTTCACGAAGCTCAAGCTCAGCATGCGCATCCCGCCGCACGTGGATCCGCAGCGGGCGCAGGCGGCGATGAAGGAGGCGCTCGAGAAGAACCCGCCTTACGGCGCCGAGGTCACGTTCCACGGCTCCGGTCCGGCGGCGGGCTGGGATGCGCCGGCGCTCGCGCCGTGGCTCGAGACCTCGATGAGCGACGCCTCCCAGGCCTTCTTCGGCCGTCCCGCGATGGCCATGGGCGAGGGCGGGACCATCCCGTTCATGGCCATGCTGGGCGACAAATTCCCCGACGCGCAATTCCTCATCACGGGCGTCCTCGGCCCGCAATCGAATGCGCACGGGCCCAACGAGTTTTTGCACATCCCGATGGGCAAGCGGCTCACCGCGTGCGTGGCGAGCGTGATCGCGGACCATTACGATCGCTCGAAGTGA
- a CDS encoding serine/threonine protein kinase, which yields MSEQDAVTRRAEARVGVVLRNKWRIDRLLGVGGMAAVYEGTHRNGKRGAIKLLHLELSIVAEARARFLQEGYVANTVAHPGAVSVMDDDVAEDGSVFIVMELLEGRTIDAIAEARPGGRLGLGEALRVADQLLDVLAAAHDKGIVHRDIKPDNLFLTNAGQVKVLDFGLARMRDVGSAKMTKTGNAMGTPAFMPPEQALGNWNSVDARTDLWAVGASLYTLMTGRLVHEAPNVNQLLLKAMTLPATPLAQVLPGVPAEVAEVVDKALAFQQADRFADARSMKAAVRRALAALERAGEPVGLVPVAGAPEAAHVGSESLLATLVRDPSTRAAGRPSRMGVVAGALAIAAVAAVVVGVTVLRTGTTEPEGGTSTAASPAIPPTAPTVRAVDEPPAVQPAPSVAVAVQAPSAGVVAPGVPKPTPTVAPVAIPSSSTKKQSTNKGSQGYNKEWQ from the coding sequence ATGAGCGAGCAAGATGCCGTCACCCGGCGCGCAGAGGCCCGCGTGGGCGTCGTGCTGCGGAACAAGTGGCGAATCGATCGCCTCCTCGGCGTGGGCGGCATGGCGGCCGTCTACGAGGGCACGCACAGGAACGGCAAGCGGGGCGCGATCAAGCTCCTGCACCTCGAGCTGTCGATCGTCGCCGAGGCGCGCGCGCGCTTCCTCCAGGAGGGCTACGTCGCGAACACGGTGGCGCACCCGGGCGCCGTGAGCGTGATGGACGACGACGTCGCCGAGGACGGCTCGGTGTTCATCGTGATGGAGCTGCTCGAGGGCAGGACCATCGACGCGATCGCCGAGGCGCGGCCCGGGGGGAGGCTCGGCCTCGGCGAGGCGCTGCGCGTGGCCGATCAGCTCCTCGACGTGCTCGCCGCCGCGCACGACAAGGGCATCGTGCACCGCGACATCAAGCCGGACAACCTGTTCCTGACGAACGCGGGGCAGGTGAAGGTGCTCGACTTCGGCCTCGCGCGCATGCGCGACGTGGGCAGCGCGAAGATGACGAAGACCGGCAACGCGATGGGCACGCCGGCCTTCATGCCGCCCGAGCAGGCGCTCGGGAACTGGAACTCGGTCGACGCGCGCACCGATCTGTGGGCCGTGGGCGCGTCGCTGTACACGCTGATGACGGGGCGCCTGGTGCACGAGGCGCCGAACGTGAATCAGTTGCTGCTCAAAGCGATGACGCTCCCCGCGACGCCGCTCGCGCAGGTCTTGCCGGGCGTGCCGGCCGAGGTCGCGGAGGTCGTCGACAAGGCGCTCGCGTTTCAGCAGGCCGACCGCTTCGCGGACGCGCGGAGCATGAAGGCGGCCGTGCGCCGTGCGCTCGCGGCGCTCGAGCGCGCGGGGGAGCCTGTCGGCCTCGTGCCCGTGGCCGGCGCGCCGGAGGCGGCGCACGTGGGGAGCGAGAGCCTCCTCGCGACGCTCGTGCGAGATCCGTCGACGCGCGCGGCGGGGCGACCGAGCCGCATGGGCGTGGTGGCGGGGGCGCTGGCGATCGCCGCGGTGGCGGCCGTGGTCGTGGGCGTGACGGTGCTCCGGACGGGCACGACGGAGCCCGAGGGCGGGACGTCGACGGCGGCGTCTCCGGCGATCCCGCCGACGGCGCCGACGGTGAGGGCCGTGGACGAACCTCCGGCCGTGCAGCCCGCGCCTTCGGTGGCGGTGGCGGTGCAGGCGCCGAGCGCGGGGGTGGTTGCCCCGGGCGTCCCCAAACCGACGCCGACCGTGGCGCCGGTCGCGATTCCTTCGAGTTCGACGAAGAAGCAGTCCACGAACAAGGGGTCGCAGGGTTACAATAAGGAATGGCAATGA
- a CDS encoding response regulator: protein MKTVLLVEDEYDLQQAVKGLLEDDGYEVIACGSGEEALEALEGSRPDLMLLDLMLPYMSGDEVLETVRCKLKLDGLPVIVMSAVRTPKDEVVARSQGFLKKPFSADRLLSAVRKQLEGARR, encoded by the coding sequence ATGAAAACCGTGCTGCTGGTGGAGGACGAATACGACCTCCAGCAAGCGGTCAAGGGCCTGCTCGAGGATGACGGGTACGAGGTCATCGCCTGCGGCTCGGGCGAGGAGGCGCTCGAGGCGCTCGAGGGGAGCCGCCCGGATCTGATGCTGCTCGACCTCATGCTGCCGTACATGAGCGGGGACGAGGTGCTCGAGACGGTGCGCTGCAAGCTGAAGCTCGACGGGCTGCCCGTGATCGTGATGAGCGCGGTGCGGACGCCGAAGGACGAGGTGGTGGCGCGCTCGCAGGGCTTCTTGAAGAAGCCCTTCAGCGCCGACCGATTGCTCTCGGCGGTGCGCAAGCAGCTCGAGGGGGCCCGCCGCTGA
- a CDS encoding ATPase domain-containing protein, with translation MADDHDQERPGLARLESGVARLDDILKGGFVQGSIYTVFGPPGSGKTIFANQTCFNHIKQGGRCVYVTMLVESHAKMLNHLSTLKFFDPSKVSDAIYYVSAYGTLKQHGFPEMLDLIRKTVRDRKADLLVIDGLESAEQIAPTPQSYREFIHELQAFATLLGCTTLLLSTATDSQIEESLVDGIIELSDTLVGPRAVRELTVKKFRGSDYLRGRHEVEILGTGISIHPRTEIQFDRPPEHAGDARVRMAFGVPRLDEMLHGGLPSGSTTTLLGAPGTGKTLLGLSFLVEGAKQGQQGIYFGFYEPPPRLCDKAEQVGIPLRHWCEKGLIKLLWQPPLEHMMDSLAEQLLERIRDNPMPRRRLFIDGVEGFRAAAVYHDRIPRFLSALTNQLRTYDVTTLMTEELELFAPSASSKNPELANVAEGVIMLRYIELRSQLYRLISIMKMRETRYDTAIREFRIQDKGIEVADSFESAEAILSGFPRLREAGASYAPAPGGSSPSGADQGEDGR, from the coding sequence ATGGCTGACGATCATGACCAAGAGCGCCCGGGGCTGGCGCGCCTCGAGTCGGGGGTAGCACGCCTCGACGACATCCTGAAGGGCGGGTTCGTCCAGGGCTCGATCTACACCGTGTTCGGGCCGCCGGGGAGCGGGAAGACCATCTTCGCGAACCAGACCTGCTTCAATCACATCAAGCAGGGGGGGCGCTGCGTGTACGTGACCATGCTGGTCGAGTCGCACGCGAAGATGTTGAATCACCTATCGACTTTGAAATTTTTCGATCCCTCGAAGGTCTCCGACGCAATCTATTACGTGAGCGCCTACGGGACCCTGAAGCAGCACGGCTTCCCGGAGATGCTCGACCTCATCCGCAAGACGGTGAGGGATCGCAAGGCGGACCTCCTGGTCATCGACGGCCTCGAGAGCGCCGAGCAGATCGCCCCGACGCCCCAGTCCTATCGCGAGTTCATCCACGAGCTGCAGGCATTCGCGACGCTCCTCGGGTGCACGACGCTGCTGCTCAGCACGGCGACGGACAGCCAGATCGAGGAGAGCCTCGTCGACGGGATCATCGAGCTGAGCGACACGCTCGTCGGGCCCCGCGCCGTCCGCGAGCTGACCGTGAAGAAATTCCGCGGCAGCGATTACCTGCGCGGCAGGCACGAGGTCGAGATCCTCGGAACTGGCATCTCGATCCACCCGCGCACCGAGATCCAGTTCGACCGCCCGCCCGAGCATGCGGGCGACGCGCGGGTGCGCATGGCCTTCGGGGTCCCGCGCCTCGATGAGATGCTCCACGGCGGCCTGCCGTCCGGATCCACGACCACGCTGCTCGGCGCGCCCGGCACGGGCAAGACGCTGCTCGGGCTGTCGTTCCTCGTCGAGGGGGCGAAGCAAGGACAGCAGGGCATCTACTTCGGCTTCTACGAGCCGCCTCCGAGGCTCTGCGACAAGGCCGAGCAGGTGGGCATCCCGCTGCGGCACTGGTGCGAGAAGGGCCTCATCAAGCTGCTCTGGCAGCCTCCGCTCGAGCACATGATGGACTCGCTCGCCGAGCAGCTCCTCGAGCGCATCCGCGACAACCCCATGCCCCGGCGGCGCCTGTTCATCGACGGCGTCGAGGGCTTCCGCGCCGCGGCCGTCTACCACGACCGCATCCCGCGCTTCCTCTCGGCGCTCACCAACCAGCTCCGCACCTACGACGTGACCACGCTCATGACCGAGGAGCTCGAGCTCTTCGCCCCGAGCGCGTCGAGCAAGAACCCCGAGCTGGCGAACGTGGCCGAGGGCGTGATCATGCTGCGCTACATCGAGCTGCGCTCGCAGCTCTACCGGCTCATCTCGATCATGAAGATGCGCGAGACGCGCTACGACACGGCCATTCGCGAGTTTCGCATCCAGGACAAGGGGATCGAGGTGGCCGACTCGTTCGAGAGCGCAGAGGCGATCCTCTCGGGCTTCCCGCGCCTGCGCGAAGCGGGCGCGAGCTACGCACCGGCGCCGGGGGGCAGCTCGCCGTCCGGCGCCGATCAAGGCGAGGACGGACGATGA
- a CDS encoding SRPBCC family protein, with protein sequence MPRIELTTLIAAPPERCFDLSRSVEAHLHSTSRSGERVVGGVMSGLLGLGDEVTWEARHLGVRQRLTSRMTQFDRPNHFRDSMVRGAFARFDHDHFFEATATGTLVRDVFDFDAPLGVLGRAAERVFLTAYMRRFLVERNEDLKRLAESEGWRGILPGG encoded by the coding sequence ATGCCTCGCATCGAGCTGACCACCCTCATCGCCGCCCCGCCCGAGCGCTGCTTCGATCTGTCACGCAGCGTCGAGGCCCACCTGCATTCGACGTCCCGGAGCGGCGAGCGCGTCGTCGGGGGCGTCATGTCGGGGCTCCTCGGGCTGGGCGACGAGGTGACCTGGGAGGCGCGGCACCTCGGCGTGCGCCAGCGGCTGACGAGCCGCATGACGCAATTCGACAGACCGAACCATTTCCGCGATTCGATGGTGCGCGGCGCGTTCGCGCGCTTCGATCACGACCATTTCTTCGAAGCGACCGCGACGGGGACGCTGGTGCGGGACGTGTTCGATTTCGACGCCCCGCTCGGGGTCCTCGGCCGGGCGGCGGAGCGGGTGTTTTTGACCGCGTACATGAGGCGGTTTCTCGTGGAGCGGAACGAGGATTTGAAGCGGCTGGCGGAATCGGAGGGGTGGCGCGGGATCTTGCCGGGGGGATGA
- a CDS encoding ATP-binding protein — protein sequence MELDEAVLTPRTASSRGTEQGSSHEPLKWLFGAIQRLASVREVHAVIEIVRECARSLVGADGMTFVLRDGDQVFYAEEDAISPLWKGRRFPLDACISGWVMEHGTAVAIEDVYADPRIPADLYRPTFVQSLAMVPIPRERAIAAIGAYWSKTHKATACELALLQTLADAASAPLANAELYEGLFHAQERARDAEQRLATALAQASAANQAQDEFLAMLGHELRNPLAPIVNAAHLLAHKAEGRPSREVAIIERQSRHLTRLVDELLDVSRVTRGKIQLKRARLSVSDVVAKALETTGPLIEKRRHTLDVQVERGLVIDADEARMVQVVSNLLTNAAKYTPEEGRISVVGRRVGGELSLSVKDNGHGIPNELFPRIFEPFVQGPRLPDRAQEGLGLGLTLVRTLVGLHGGTVSVTSAGQGQGSEFVVRLPLVSVDAPEERGERDSARLGAGGRRILVVDDNRDAAEMLAAMLMLEGHEVTTAFHPAQALELAGTSPPEIAILDIGLPDMDGYSLARRLRAELGAQCPRLIALTGYGQQSDKERCHEAGFDVHLAKPVDRSTLLAVLEDVSASAPGGR from the coding sequence ATGGAATTGGATGAGGCCGTCCTCACGCCCCGGACGGCGTCCTCGCGTGGGACCGAGCAGGGGTCTTCCCACGAGCCATTGAAATGGCTGTTCGGGGCGATCCAGCGCCTCGCCTCGGTGCGCGAGGTCCACGCCGTCATCGAGATCGTGCGCGAATGCGCGCGCTCTCTCGTGGGCGCCGATGGGATGACCTTCGTGCTCCGCGACGGCGACCAGGTCTTCTATGCCGAGGAGGACGCGATAAGCCCCCTCTGGAAGGGCCGGCGGTTCCCGCTCGACGCGTGCATCTCGGGGTGGGTGATGGAGCACGGGACGGCCGTCGCGATCGAGGACGTCTACGCCGATCCGCGCATCCCCGCCGATCTGTACCGGCCGACCTTCGTCCAGAGCCTGGCGATGGTCCCGATCCCGCGCGAGAGGGCGATCGCCGCGATCGGCGCCTACTGGTCGAAGACCCACAAGGCCACGGCGTGCGAGCTGGCGCTGCTCCAGACGCTCGCGGACGCCGCCTCCGCGCCCCTCGCCAACGCCGAGCTGTACGAGGGCCTGTTCCACGCGCAGGAACGGGCGAGGGACGCCGAGCAGCGGCTCGCGACGGCCCTCGCGCAGGCGAGCGCGGCCAACCAAGCCCAGGACGAATTTCTGGCCATGCTCGGCCACGAGCTGCGCAACCCCCTCGCGCCCATCGTCAACGCCGCGCACCTGCTCGCGCACAAGGCCGAAGGACGCCCCTCGCGCGAGGTGGCGATCATCGAGCGCCAGTCGCGGCACCTCACGCGCCTCGTCGACGAGCTGCTCGACGTCTCGCGCGTCACGCGCGGCAAGATCCAGCTCAAGCGGGCCCGGCTGTCGGTGTCGGACGTGGTGGCGAAGGCGCTCGAGACCACGGGTCCCCTCATCGAAAAGCGCAGGCACACGCTCGACGTGCAGGTGGAGCGCGGGCTCGTCATCGACGCCGACGAGGCGCGCATGGTGCAGGTCGTGTCGAACCTCCTGACGAACGCGGCCAAGTACACGCCCGAAGAAGGGCGCATCTCGGTGGTCGGCAGGCGCGTCGGCGGCGAGCTTTCGCTGAGCGTGAAGGACAACGGACACGGGATCCCGAACGAGCTCTTCCCGCGGATCTTCGAGCCCTTCGTGCAGGGACCGAGGTTGCCCGATCGCGCGCAGGAGGGCCTCGGGCTCGGGCTGACGCTGGTGCGCACGCTGGTGGGGCTTCACGGCGGGACGGTCTCGGTCACGAGCGCGGGGCAGGGGCAGGGGAGCGAGTTCGTCGTGCGCCTGCCGCTGGTGAGCGTCGATGCCCCCGAGGAGAGGGGCGAGCGCGATTCCGCGCGGCTCGGCGCGGGCGGGCGCAGGATCCTCGTCGTGGACGACAACCGCGACGCCGCGGAGATGCTGGCGGCGATGCTCATGCTCGAGGGGCACGAGGTGACCACGGCCTTCCACCCCGCGCAGGCGCTCGAGCTGGCGGGCACGTCTCCCCCGGAGATCGCCATCCTCGACATCGGCTTGCCGGACATGGACGGCTACTCGCTCGCGCGGCGGCTGCGGGCGGAGCTGGGGGCCCAATGCCCGCGGCTCATCGCCCTGACGGGGTACGGGCAGCAGAGCGACAAAGAGCGCTGCCACGAGGCCGGGTTCGATGTTCACTTGGCCAAACCCGTGGACCGGAGCACTCTCCTGGCGGTGCTCGAGGACGTCAGCGCGAGCGCTCCCGGTGGGCGCTAG